One part of the Thermoanaerobacterium sp. CMT5567-10 genome encodes these proteins:
- a CDS encoding ABC transporter permease translates to MILIVTWELVYKINADILYAWEPYVMPSPISVFVSIISLLKSKILLNAILASMKRLIIGYLISVLIGSIIGLLMIRFKYIEENFSSLILGLQTLPNLAWIPFAILWFGHSESSIIFVIAIGSIFSISLAVDSGIKNINPIYLKAAKTMGAKGYKLYSNVIIPAALPSIVSGLKEGWAFAWRGLISGEMLVSATGLGQILSKGKDASNISQVVAVMLIILSLGLIIDKFVFGRIERSIRCRWGLM, encoded by the coding sequence ATGATATTGATAGTAACATGGGAATTGGTCTATAAAATAAACGCTGATATTTTATATGCATGGGAGCCATATGTGATGCCTTCTCCAATTTCTGTTTTTGTTTCAATAATTAGCTTATTAAAGAGCAAAATATTGTTAAACGCAATTTTAGCCAGCATGAAAAGACTTATCATAGGATATTTAATTTCGGTTTTAATAGGTTCTATCATAGGGTTGCTGATGATTCGCTTTAAATATATAGAAGAAAATTTCAGTTCGTTGATATTGGGTTTGCAAACTTTACCTAATCTTGCATGGATACCATTCGCAATCCTTTGGTTTGGTCACAGTGAAAGTTCAATTATTTTTGTAATTGCTATTGGTTCTATATTTTCCATTAGCCTTGCTGTAGATTCAGGCATTAAAAATATAAATCCGATTTATTTAAAAGCAGCTAAGACAATGGGGGCTAAAGGATATAAATTATATTCAAATGTGATCATTCCTGCCGCACTTCCAAGTATAGTGTCAGGGCTTAAGGAAGGATGGGCATTTGCCTGGAGAGGTTTGATTTCTGGTGAGATGTTGGTATCTGCAACAGGTCTTGGACAGATTCTTTCAAAAGGAAAAGATGCATCTAATATAAGCCAGGTTGTTGCTGTAATGCTGATAATTTTAAGTTTAGGCTTAATCATAGATAAATTTGTATTTGGAAGAATAGAAAGATCAATAAGGTGTAGATGGGGTTTGATGTAA
- a CDS encoding phosphoadenylyl-sulfate reductase, which produces MSIDKLNLELLNNEYKNKSPFEIIKYVYDKIGASRVALASSLSIEDQVLTHILLKIDNKARIFFIDTGRHFQSTYDLMERTMRRYHFNYEVYTPENYDLEPLIREYGPNLFYKNVDLRKKCCEIRKVKPLKRVLSTVDGWICGLRRQQSVTRENVNIFEWDYNHSIYKINPIAFWTENMVWDYIKKENIPYNSLYDKGFRSIGCQPCTRAVKPGEDVRSGRWWWEDPDKKECGLHIQKHNAE; this is translated from the coding sequence ATGAGCATAGATAAATTGAATCTTGAATTATTAAATAATGAATATAAAAATAAAAGCCCATTTGAGATTATAAAGTATGTTTATGATAAAATTGGTGCATCTCGTGTCGCATTAGCTTCAAGTCTTTCAATAGAAGATCAGGTTTTAACACATATACTATTGAAAATTGATAATAAAGCAAGGATATTTTTTATCGATACTGGAAGACACTTTCAATCAACTTATGATCTGATGGAACGAACAATGAGAAGATATCATTTTAATTACGAAGTGTATACTCCTGAAAATTATGACTTAGAACCACTGATTAGAGAATATGGTCCGAATCTTTTTTACAAAAACGTTGATCTTAGGAAAAAATGTTGTGAAATTAGAAAAGTAAAACCCCTAAAAAGAGTTCTTTCTACGGTTGATGGATGGATATGTGGCTTAAGGAGACAGCAATCTGTAACTCGTGAGAATGTAAATATATTTGAGTGGGATTATAATCATTCTATATATAAGATAAATCCCATTGCATTTTGGACAGAAAATATGGTTTGGGATTATATAAAAAAAGAAAATATCCCTTACAACAGCCTTTATGATAAAGGCTTCAGAAGCATTGGATGTCAGCCTTGTACAAGGGCTGTAAAGCCTGGAGAAGATGTTAGAAGCGGAAGATGGTGGTGGGAAGATCCAGATAAAAAAGAATGTGGACTTCACATTCAAAAGCATAATGCTGAGTAA
- a CDS encoding DUF362 domain-containing protein — protein MNKNDIYVIYGSNGKETVKNLLKTIKIENELNKDMLIGLKPNLVVAKVPESGATTSTDMICGIIEYLKDFGFNNIVILESSWIGESTKKAFKVCGYDKISKKYNVSLFDNKEDSFHIYNVDDFSVSICDKPMSLNYLINLPVLKGHCQTRITCALKNMKGCIPDKEKRRFHSLGLHKPIAYLNKILKPSLHIVDGLIGDLDFEEGGNPVEMNRIIAGKDPVLIDSYAAELMGYNPYDIEYIKIAESIGVGSAVLQKANIIELNSDDIAQTHFTNPGRKVQHLSKWVVENNSCSACYGSLIHALGRLDEQGLLKYLEKRIYIGQGFKEKEIDGIGIGMCTRNFTHSVNGCPPKAKDILNFLMQQLKR, from the coding sequence ATGAATAAAAATGATATATATGTAATCTACGGAAGCAATGGTAAGGAAACTGTGAAAAATCTTTTAAAAACAATCAAAATTGAAAATGAACTTAATAAAGATATGTTAATTGGGCTAAAACCAAATCTAGTAGTAGCAAAAGTTCCTGAATCTGGTGCAACCACGTCCACTGATATGATATGCGGAATCATTGAATATCTTAAAGATTTTGGTTTTAACAATATTGTTATTTTAGAAAGCTCATGGATTGGAGAAAGCACTAAGAAAGCTTTTAAAGTATGTGGATACGATAAAATATCAAAAAAGTATAATGTTTCTCTTTTTGATAATAAAGAAGATTCTTTTCACATATATAATGTAGATGATTTTTCGGTAAGTATTTGTGACAAGCCAATGTCTTTAAATTATCTTATAAATTTGCCAGTATTGAAAGGTCACTGCCAAACTAGAATTACATGTGCATTAAAAAATATGAAAGGCTGCATTCCAGATAAAGAGAAAAGAAGATTTCATTCGCTTGGTCTTCATAAGCCAATAGCTTATCTAAATAAAATTTTAAAACCTTCTCTACACATTGTCGATGGATTAATAGGTGACCTTGATTTCGAAGAAGGTGGTAATCCGGTGGAGATGAACCGCATTATAGCCGGTAAAGATCCAGTTTTAATCGATTCTTATGCTGCTGAATTAATGGGTTATAATCCATACGATATAGAATACATAAAAATTGCAGAAAGTATAGGTGTAGGAAGTGCAGTTCTGCAAAAAGCAAATATAATAGAATTAAATAGTGATGATATTGCACAAACGCATTTTACAAATCCAGGTAGAAAAGTTCAACATTTATCAAAATGGGTTGTAGAAAATAATTCTTGTTCAGCATGTTATGGCAGTTTAATTCATGCATTAGGTCGTCTTGATGAACAAGGACTTTTAAAATATCTCGAAAAAAGGATATACATTGGTCAAGGATTTAAAGAAAAAGAAATTGATGGAATAGGGATCGGAATGTGTACCAGAAATTTTACACATTCCGTTAATGGCTGTCCACCAAAAGCTAAAGATATATTAAATTTTCTTATGCAGCAGCTAAAACGATGA
- a CDS encoding sulfide-dependent adenosine diphosphate thiazole synthase, with protein MKNIKNPISDEKISRLILKSYFEDLYNAVSSDVIITGAGPSGLYCAILLAKNGFKVTVLDKKLSPGGGIWGGAMSFNRVVLQKDVKDILKELNIPYNEEENALIVSSISFASNLIAKATSFSNIKFFNLISVVDLYYIDEKISGVVVNNSTIELQKLFVDPMVLVSKAVLDATGHDAVLVSFYNKRRKVDMIKEFFMNAERGEEEVINNTKMIAPGLFVAGMAANNVYGGHRMGPIFGGMLLSGKKAANLIADYLNTYKK; from the coding sequence ATGAAAAATATTAAAAATCCTATTTCAGATGAAAAAATAAGCAGATTGATTCTCAAAAGTTATTTTGAGGATCTTTACAATGCTGTTTCATCAGATGTAATTATTACAGGTGCTGGGCCATCAGGTCTTTATTGTGCTATTTTGCTTGCAAAAAATGGTTTTAAGGTAACTGTTCTTGATAAAAAACTTTCACCTGGTGGAGGAATATGGGGAGGTGCAATGAGTTTTAATAGAGTTGTTTTGCAAAAAGACGTAAAAGACATTTTGAAAGAGCTAAATATACCATATAATGAAGAAGAAAATGCCTTAATAGTATCTTCGATAAGTTTTGCCAGTAATCTAATTGCAAAGGCAACTTCCTTTAGTAATATTAAATTTTTCAATTTGATTTCAGTTGTAGACTTATATTATATTGACGAAAAAATTTCTGGAGTAGTTGTTAACAATTCTACGATAGAGCTTCAAAAACTTTTTGTAGATCCTATGGTGCTTGTTTCAAAAGCAGTTTTAGATGCTACAGGGCATGATGCAGTTCTTGTAAGCTTTTATAACAAAAGAAGAAAAGTTGATATGATAAAAGAGTTTTTTATGAATGCTGAGCGAGGAGAAGAAGAGGTAATTAACAATACAAAGATGATAGCACCAGGATTATTTGTAGCAGGAATGGCTGCGAATAACGTATATGGCGGACATAGAATGGGTCCTATTTTTGGAGGAATGCTTTTATCTGGTAAGAAAGCTGCAAACCTGATTGCTGATTATTTAAATACTTATAAGAAATAA
- the hflX gene encoding GTPase HflX, producing the protein MDNKIDDSREKAVLVGVIINDDDNESMDELKELAETAGAEVVGVMTQSRTNIDRTSYIGKGKLMELKEFVDNMDIDLVIANDELSGSQIKNIEEAIDRKVIDRTSLILDIFAKRAKSAEGMLQVELAQLKYRLPRLQGLGNDLSRLGGGIGTRGPGETKLETDRRYIRERIKAIEGKLEDLKRHRELLRGRRRKNKIPVVAIVGYTNAGKSTLMNALTDSSVYVEDKLFATLDPTARKLELPSGRDVILIDTVGFIRKLPHDLVEAFKSTLEESKYADVLLHVIDITSKDIKHKIEVVENVLRDLEAIDKPIINVYNKSDLLEQMPVNKDNEIYISAKEMIGIDELLKAIDNVAYKDLFVLDFYFPYNKNREYLFLKRNSKILKEEYDEKGIKIKAQVGAAEKNILRDFIIS; encoded by the coding sequence ATGGATAATAAAATAGACGATAGTAGAGAAAAGGCAGTATTAGTAGGAGTAATTATAAATGATGATGATAATGAAAGCATGGATGAATTAAAAGAGCTGGCAGAGACAGCCGGTGCAGAAGTTGTAGGTGTAATGACACAATCAAGAACAAACATAGATAGGACAAGTTATATAGGTAAAGGCAAGCTTATGGAATTAAAAGAATTTGTAGACAACATGGATATCGATTTAGTCATTGCTAATGATGAGTTATCAGGAAGTCAGATTAAAAATATAGAAGAAGCCATTGATAGGAAAGTCATTGATAGGACAAGTCTTATTTTGGATATTTTTGCGAAAAGAGCAAAATCAGCAGAAGGTATGCTTCAAGTTGAACTTGCCCAGTTAAAGTACAGACTGCCTAGGCTTCAAGGTCTAGGAAATGATTTATCTAGATTAGGTGGCGGTATAGGCACAAGGGGACCTGGTGAGACAAAACTCGAAACGGATAGGCGGTACATTAGAGAACGAATAAAGGCAATTGAAGGGAAATTGGAAGATCTGAAAAGACATAGGGAACTACTGAGGGGTAGAAGAAGAAAAAATAAAATCCCTGTTGTAGCAATTGTTGGATATACAAATGCCGGGAAATCTACGTTAATGAATGCATTGACAGATTCTTCTGTATATGTTGAGGATAAGCTTTTTGCTACTCTTGATCCAACAGCAAGAAAACTTGAGTTACCATCAGGCAGGGACGTCATTTTGATAGACACTGTAGGATTTATAAGAAAGCTGCCACATGATTTAGTGGAAGCATTTAAATCAACGTTAGAGGAATCAAAATACGCTGATGTTTTGCTTCATGTGATAGACATAACGTCAAAAGATATAAAACATAAAATTGAAGTTGTAGAAAATGTTTTAAGAGATCTTGAAGCGATTGATAAGCCTATCATAAATGTATACAATAAGTCTGATTTGTTGGAGCAAATGCCTGTTAATAAAGATAATGAAATTTACATTTCAGCAAAAGAAATGATTGGCATTGATGAATTGTTAAAAGCTATTGATAATGTTGCGTATAAAGATTTATTCGTATTAGATTTCTATTTTCCATATAACAAAAACAGAGAATATTTGTTTTTAAAAAGAAATTCAAAAATTTTAAAAGAAGAATACGATGAAAAAGGTATAAAAATAAAAGCACAAGTAGGTGCAGCAGAAAAAAATATATTAAGAGATTTTATTATCTCTTAA
- a CDS encoding DUF3189 family protein has product MHIIYHCYGGTHTSVIASYIHIGMLPTDKTPSKAEIEGIPMFDRLNGQNDTGHIVLIGTDEYGNNVYSLGVKNGKKLVEPALKDLYYHLFNTNDGLLVIDTSSATNWIMKIGGFTSIALKSPIIGRPLVTYGVIKAYKNIVQIVKNVKAQESAEYNAIKR; this is encoded by the coding sequence ATGCATATTATATACCATTGCTATGGTGGAACCCATACATCAGTTATAGCATCATATATTCATATTGGGATGTTACCTACTGATAAAACACCTTCAAAAGCAGAAATTGAAGGCATTCCTATGTTTGACAGGTTAAACGGTCAAAATGATACAGGACATATAGTATTAATAGGTACAGACGAATATGGTAACAATGTCTATTCTTTAGGAGTAAAAAACGGCAAAAAATTAGTAGAGCCAGCATTAAAAGATTTGTATTATCATTTGTTTAATACTAATGATGGTTTGCTTGTTATTGATACTTCATCAGCTACTAATTGGATCATGAAAATAGGAGGATTTACATCTATTGCATTGAAAAGCCCTATTATAGGAAGGCCGTTGGTAACATACGGTGTCATAAAAGCTTATAAAAACATTGTTCAAATTGTAAAGAATGTAAAAGCACAAGAAAGTGCTGAATACAATGCTATTAAGAGATAA
- a CDS encoding NUDIX hydrolase, which yields MLIRECSGGVVFRGDEVFLLKNEKNEWVLPKGAIRSNELSVDAALRRVRAETGLKSLNVLSTAGETSYEFYSVTRQRPVYNKITWYLMSTDDVEFNISSEDGFLGGGFYPIDKALELITYSQDRALVNVSYYKYKSLNKVTA from the coding sequence ATGTTAATAAGGGAATGCTCTGGTGGAGTTGTATTCAGAGGAGATGAAGTATTCCTATTAAAAAATGAGAAAAATGAATGGGTATTGCCTAAAGGTGCAATAAGAAGTAATGAATTGTCCGTTGATGCTGCATTAAGAAGGGTACGAGCAGAAACTGGTTTAAAATCTTTAAATGTCTTATCTACTGCAGGAGAAACTAGCTATGAGTTCTATTCTGTTACACGCCAACGTCCTGTCTATAATAAAATCACATGGTATCTAATGTCCACTGATGATGTAGAATTTAATATTAGCTCTGAAGATGGCTTTTTGGGTGGCGGGTTTTATCCAATTGACAAAGCTTTAGAGCTTATTACTTACAGTCAAGATAGGGCCTTAGTAAACGTTTCTTATTACAAATACAAATCTTTAAATAAGGTAACAGCGTAA
- a CDS encoding YigZ family protein, producing MLYNYKTVYEYGCQEIEIKRSRFIGHAKPVMTEEEAIDFIKSIKEKHKDATHNVYAYILGDRDEIQRYSDDGEPSGTAGVPVLNVIKSEGLKNTAVVVTRYFGGILLGASGLIRAYVKGAKLGIEAAKIVEKILFKSIYITIDYTILGMVQNDLLKNNFIIKNIDYTDKVTLNVYVPFQEKEDFEKYIVNLTNSRSVVKEGKDIYLYKKDDKYIE from the coding sequence TTGCTTTATAATTATAAAACGGTATATGAATATGGATGCCAAGAAATAGAAATAAAGCGTTCAAGATTTATAGGGCATGCAAAACCGGTGATGACTGAAGAAGAAGCAATTGATTTTATCAAGAGTATAAAGGAGAAACATAAAGATGCAACACATAATGTGTATGCGTATATATTAGGCGATAGAGATGAAATTCAAAGATATAGCGATGATGGAGAGCCTTCAGGTACAGCAGGTGTACCTGTTTTAAATGTTATAAAAAGTGAAGGATTAAAGAATACTGCTGTTGTTGTAACGAGATATTTTGGAGGCATATTGCTTGGAGCTAGTGGATTAATAAGAGCATATGTCAAAGGAGCCAAATTAGGGATAGAAGCTGCTAAAATTGTGGAGAAGATTCTTTTTAAAAGTATATATATTACTATTGATTATACAATTTTAGGAATGGTGCAAAATGACTTATTAAAAAATAATTTTATAATTAAAAATATTGATTATACTGATAAAGTTACATTGAATGTTTATGTACCGTTTCAAGAGAAAGAAGATTTTGAAAAGTATATTGTGAATTTGACAAATTCAAGGTCAGTTGTGAAAGAAGGTAAAGATATATATCTATATAAAAAAGATGATAAATATATAGAATAA
- a CDS encoding CoA-binding protein yields the protein MDYVEEALKRKVWAVVGATDNKEKFGYKIYKNLKLKGYTVYPVNPNYETVDGDLCYESLSKLPVVPEVVDMVVSPKIGDAFVEEASKLGVDIIWFQPGAESDELIKKANNSGLNVVYNTCVMMETDRRK from the coding sequence ATGGATTATGTTGAAGAGGCATTGAAAAGAAAGGTTTGGGCTGTTGTAGGAGCAACAGACAATAAAGAGAAATTTGGATACAAAATATACAAAAATTTAAAACTTAAAGGATATACCGTATATCCTGTTAATCCCAATTATGAAACTGTAGACGGTGATTTATGCTATGAATCATTATCAAAATTACCAGTCGTACCAGAAGTTGTTGACATGGTTGTATCACCTAAGATAGGTGATGCATTTGTGGAGGAAGCATCAAAGTTGGGTGTTGATATTATATGGTTTCAGCCAGGAGCAGAAAGTGATGAATTAATTAAAAAAGCCAATAATTCAGGACTTAATGTTGTTTACAATACATGTGTAATGATGGAGACAGATAGGCGAAAATAA
- a CDS encoding sulfite exporter TauE/SafE family protein — protein sequence MKLFIIGILAGIIGGMGIGGGTILIPGLTIFANIEQHLAQSINLLSFIPTAFIAILYHLKQKNIMTNIIFYIIISGLIGSFIGSYISIYINSYLLKKMFAMFLFIMGIYEIISKQKIGESKNEKTQNKKNKQEIQKK from the coding sequence ATGAAATTATTTATAATAGGAATTTTAGCAGGAATTATAGGTGGCATGGGTATAGGTGGTGGAACAATATTGATTCCAGGTTTAACAATATTTGCTAACATTGAACAGCATCTTGCTCAAAGCATAAACTTGCTATCATTTATTCCAACCGCCTTTATTGCAATTTTATATCATTTGAAACAAAAAAACATAATGACAAACATAATTTTTTATATCATAATAAGCGGTTTGATTGGAAGCTTCATCGGCTCGTATATATCTATTTATATAAATTCATACCTTCTAAAAAAAATGTTTGCTATGTTCCTATTTATCATGGGAATTTATGAAATAATATCTAAGCAAAAGATAGGTGAAAGCAAAAATGAAAAAACACAAAATAAAAAAAACAAACAAGAAATTCAAAAAAAGTAA
- a CDS encoding sulfite exporter TauE/SafE family protein: MANRINLLIIGFVTGILNGLFGAGGGTIIVPFMVFLLGIEDHKAHATAISIILPLTVLSSIIYVKNGIFNFPTTLNVTLGSVIGGLLGAFLLNKVPIKYLRKLFGIIMIIASIRIWIIK, from the coding sequence ATGGCTAATCGAATAAATTTGTTAATAATAGGTTTTGTTACAGGAATCTTAAATGGGTTGTTTGGAGCTGGTGGTGGTACAATTATTGTGCCTTTTATGGTTTTCTTGCTGGGAATAGAAGATCATAAAGCACATGCAACCGCAATATCCATAATATTACCACTTACGGTATTAAGCTCTATAATATACGTAAAAAACGGCATATTTAATTTCCCTACAACATTAAATGTCACTTTAGGCAGTGTTATAGGAGGATTATTGGGGGCATTTCTTCTGAACAAAGTCCCAATAAAATATTTAAGAAAATTATTTGGAATAATAATGATAATCGCTTCCATAAGAATATGGATTATTAAATAA
- a CDS encoding YebC/PmpR family DNA-binding transcriptional regulator, whose translation MSGHSKWANIKHKKEKMDAQKGKIFTKLTKDIIMAAKEGGDPETNSKLRDAIEKAKANNLPNDNIQRAIKKGTGELSGGNLEEVIYEGYGPAGSAIIVEALTDNKNRTAGDVRHIFDRSGGSLGSSGCVAWMFDKKGLITIEKNENIDEDELAMLVIDAGADDFSSDGDEYEILTAPSNFQAVKDAIKSAGYEISSAEITMIPQNTVKLSDSDYEKFEKFIEKLEENDDVQEIYHNVDVPDEDEKE comes from the coding sequence ATGTCTGGACATTCAAAATGGGCTAATATAAAGCATAAAAAGGAAAAGATGGATGCACAAAAAGGTAAAATATTTACAAAACTTACTAAAGATATAATAATGGCTGCTAAGGAAGGCGGAGATCCGGAGACAAACAGTAAATTGAGAGATGCTATAGAAAAGGCAAAAGCTAATAATCTTCCAAATGATAATATACAAAGGGCAATCAAGAAGGGAACTGGCGAATTAAGTGGTGGAAATCTTGAAGAAGTTATATATGAGGGGTATGGCCCTGCTGGTTCTGCGATAATAGTTGAAGCTTTGACAGATAATAAAAATAGAACTGCCGGTGATGTAAGGCATATATTTGATAGAAGCGGAGGTAGCCTCGGTTCTTCTGGATGTGTTGCCTGGATGTTTGATAAAAAAGGTCTTATAACTATTGAAAAAAATGAAAACATTGATGAGGATGAATTAGCTATGCTTGTTATAGATGCAGGTGCCGATGATTTTTCTTCTGATGGCGATGAATACGAGATATTGACAGCGCCTTCTAATTTTCAGGCAGTAAAAGATGCCATAAAAAGTGCTGGGTATGAGATATCATCTGCTGAGATAACTATGATACCTCAGAACACAGTAAAGCTTTCCGACAGCGATTATGAAAAATTTGAAAAATTCATTGAAAAACTTGAAGAAAATGATGATGTACAAGAAATATATCATAATGTCGATGTGCCAGATGAAGATGAAAAGGAATAG
- a CDS encoding chemotaxis protein CheW, whose translation MLNQIVIFKLNDEEFCVDIMDVLEIIRMQTITKVPDVPSFVEGIINLRGTVIPIIDLKKRLKLKLTNYDDDTRIIIIKINEKSVGFIVDSVTEVLHVENDSIKEAPDIIAGIGKEYIESVVSYDDRLIINLDLEKILTESEKKEIEEMQ comes from the coding sequence ATGCTAAATCAAATAGTTATATTTAAATTAAACGACGAAGAATTCTGCGTCGATATAATGGATGTTCTAGAAATAATTAGAATGCAGACTATAACAAAAGTCCCAGATGTACCAAGTTTTGTAGAAGGTATAATCAACTTAAGAGGCACTGTAATACCTATTATAGACCTTAAAAAGAGGTTAAAGTTGAAATTGACTAATTACGATGATGACACTAGAATAATAATAATCAAAATCAACGAAAAGTCTGTTGGCTTCATTGTAGATTCTGTAACAGAAGTGCTACACGTTGAAAACGACTCTATAAAAGAAGCACCAGATATTATTGCAGGAATTGGAAAAGAATATATTGAATCCGTAGTAAGCTATGACGATCGTTTAATTATAAACTTAGATTTAGAAAAAATACTTACAGAAAGTGAAAAAAAGGAAATAGAAGAAATGCAATAA
- the ruvC gene encoding crossover junction endodeoxyribonuclease RuvC, protein MRIIGIDPGIAIMGYGIIDDDCGRFKVLEYGAITTVAGIKKSIRLKDIYDGTISLIEKYRPDVMAIEELFFNKNAKTVITIGESRGVAILAAINCGIDVFEYTPLQVKQSVVGYGRAEKKQVQNMVKAILSLNEIPKPDDVADALAVALCHCNSNIMNGKLGLLK, encoded by the coding sequence ATGAGGATTATTGGGATAGACCCTGGAATAGCTATTATGGGATATGGGATAATTGACGATGATTGTGGTAGATTTAAAGTTTTAGAGTATGGTGCAATTACAACGGTTGCAGGTATAAAAAAAAGTATAAGGCTTAAAGACATATACGATGGTACGATATCATTGATAGAGAAATATAGACCTGACGTTATGGCTATTGAAGAACTTTTTTTTAATAAAAATGCTAAGACTGTTATTACTATAGGCGAGTCTAGAGGAGTTGCCATCTTAGCTGCAATTAATTGTGGCATAGATGTTTTCGAATATACGCCTCTACAGGTGAAACAATCTGTTGTTGGGTATGGACGGGCAGAAAAAAAACAGGTTCAGAATATGGTTAAAGCTATATTAAGCTTAAATGAGATACCAAAACCTGATGATGTGGCTGATGCATTGGCGGTTGCCCTTTGTCATTGCAATAGTAATATTATGAATGGGAAATTGGGGTTATTAAAATGA
- the ruvA gene encoding Holliday junction branch migration protein RuvA produces MIDYIKGTIAERGIDYVVVETLGIGFKIIVPASTLRELPNTNDIIKLYTYLHVKEDGFQLYGFLTINEMEIFKKLIAVNGVGPKAAVSILSTISIDNFYNAIKNGDSKIIEKSPGVGKKTAQRIILELKDKLFINNAESVKIDDASEDVLNALLSLGYTRQESISALYGIDCTDTENALREALKKLMK; encoded by the coding sequence ATGATAGATTATATAAAAGGCACCATTGCAGAAAGAGGTATTGATTATGTTGTTGTTGAGACACTGGGCATAGGATTTAAAATAATCGTACCAGCAAGTACATTGAGAGAGCTGCCCAATACAAACGATATAATAAAACTTTATACATATTTGCATGTAAAAGAGGATGGATTTCAACTTTATGGCTTTTTGACAATAAATGAGATGGAAATTTTTAAAAAATTGATTGCTGTAAATGGTGTAGGACCAAAGGCAGCAGTTTCAATTTTATCTACAATTTCGATTGATAATTTTTATAATGCCATTAAAAATGGTGACTCAAAGATTATAGAGAAATCTCCAGGTGTTGGCAAGAAAACAGCTCAAAGGATAATACTGGAGCTTAAAGACAAATTATTTATTAACAATGCAGAATCAGTTAAAATTGATGATGCATCAGAAGATGTATTAAATGCACTTTTATCTCTTGGTTATACCAGACAAGAATCGATATCAGCACTATATGGGATAGATTGTACTGATACTGAAAATGCCTTGAGAGAGGCATTGAAAAAGCTTATGAAATAA